The Apus apus isolate bApuApu2 chromosome 20, bApuApu2.pri.cur, whole genome shotgun sequence genome includes a region encoding these proteins:
- the PLEKHG5 gene encoding LOW QUALITY PROTEIN: pleckstrin homology domain-containing family G member 5 (The sequence of the model RefSeq protein was modified relative to this genomic sequence to represent the inferred CDS: deleted 1 base in 1 codon) yields the protein MHFDGCIRFDLSPQGSILARNMSTRSCPPRTSPASDMEEEEEGPVDSRGECRSSALKLPKKKAWRRHTDDPSKECFTLKFDLSVDIEVEIVPAAKKKSLGEVLLPVFERKGIELGKVDIFLDQSHTPLSLQFEAYRFGGHYLRVKAKPGDELKVVQTAWDTRLASLPILHPACTTTLLEPTPELGHQDGTDSLAPGRRRKNMTEFLGDTSIPSPELAPHSSSSLPTNGTDTWKNRAASRFSGFFGSGTSTSSLGRESEKLEQLASRLHTYSTFGLPKLPPQLCFDRDSWEEDGDEAGLALEDSWQQIIQGAEGLSRRQCHQQEAIWELLHTEATYIRKLKVITDLFLCCLLNLQESGLLCEVDAERLFSNIGEIIRLHCQLWRSVMAPVLAKARQTGALLNPIDFLNGFKMFGSLFEPYMRYCMEEEGCMEYMRALLRDSELFRAYVTWAEKHEQCSRLKLSDMLVKPHQRLTKYPLLLKSVLKKTDDPRAHDAIATMISSVERFINHVNSRMRQRQEQQRLAAILSRIDAYEVVEGSSDEVDKLLKEFLRLDLTAPIPGTSTEDTRQLLLEGNLRMREGKDSKMDVYCFLFTDLFLITKPLKKAERTKVVRQPLLIDKVVCRELRDPGSFLLIYLNELGSAVAAYTFQASGQSLCRSWVDAVRNAQVRGWGGRAEVPQVPPASLMPLLPPQNLLQHLRQRRRLEEEHEEEEEDGESGASAASSPTVQRHGSTSPDSQQCPSDGSTETLAVVVADSSGELSSPDWDTGPFGSASDGSSVGTSTSVGTGTSAETATQEPPAGALPVPLPHGAPPPAGGCRSSSIDSAYGTLSPSSLRDFGQQPEGKEPPLAPRPPSPRLRRRTPVQLLPCPPRVLKSKSEASLPQLLPPGPLAPLSQSRSLSDLCAGPPQTSQVLSPSAAHGSSGSSTAELSEPEEPLESPTSLPGELSRDPPPAARRTLSDPQSAQHRKLTLAQLYRLSTTLLLNSTLTASEV from the exons GCTCCATTCTGGCCCGAAACATGTCGACGCGCTCATGCCCCCCACgcaccagccctgcctctgacatggaggaggaggaggagggaccGGTGGACAGCAGAGG GGAGtgcaggagctcagcactgAAGCTGCCCAAGAAGAAGGCTTGGCGCAGGCACACAGAT GACCCCAGCAAAGAGTGCTTCACCCTGAAGTTTGACCTCAGTGTTGACATTGAGGTGGAGATTGTGCCAGCAGCAAAGAAGAAGTCCCTGGG ggaggtgctgctgccagTCTTTGAGAGGAAGGGGATCGAGCTGGGCAAAGTGGACATCTTCCTGGACCAGTCACACACGCCACTGTCCCTCCAGTTTGAGGCGTACCGCTTTGGGGGGCACTACCTGAGGGTGAAAG CCAAGCCTGGGGATGAGCTTAAAGTGGTGCAGACAGCGTGGGACACCAGGTTAGCCAGCTTGCCCatcctgcaccctgcctgcaccaccACCCTCCTTGAGCCAACGCCAGAGCTGGGACACCAGGATGGCACAGACAGCCTG gctcCGGGCCGGCGGAGGAAGAACATGACAGAGTTCCTGGGGGacaccagcatccccagccccGAGCTGGccccccacagcagcagctccctgcccaccaATGGCACCGACACCTGGAAGAACCGCGCTGCCAGCCGCTTCAGTGGCTTCTTCGGCTctggcaccagcaccagctccttgGGGCGG GAATCAgagaagctggagcagctggcaaGCAGACTGCACACCTACAGCACCTTCGGGCTGCCCAAGCTGCcgccccagctctgctttgacCGTGACTCCTGGGAGGAGGATGGGGACGAGGCCGGGCTGGCACTGGAGGACAGCTGGCAGCAGATCATCCAGGGCGCAGAG GGCCTGTCACGCCGGCAGTGCCACCAGCAGGAAGCcatctgggagctgctgcacacTGAGGCCACCTACATCCGCAAGCTCAAAGTCATCACTGAT ctcttcctctgctgcctgctgaacCTGCAGGAGTCGGGGCTGCTCTGTGAG GTGGATGCTGAGAGGCTCTTCAGCAACATTGGGGAGATCATCCGGCTGCACTGCCAGTTGTGGCGCAGTGTCATGGCCCCAGTGCTGGCCAAGGCACGCCAGACTGGGGCACTGCTCAACCCCATTGACTTTCTCAATGGTTTCAAGATG TTCGGCTCCCTCTTCGAACCCTACATGCGGTACTGCATGGAGGAGGAGGGCTGCATGGAGTACATGCGTGCACTGCTGCGGGACAGCGAGCTCTTCCGTGCCTACGTGACG TGGGCTGAGAAGCATGAGCAGTGCAGCCGCCTGAAGCTGAGTGACATGCTGGTGAAGCCCCACCAGCGCCTCACCAAGTACCCGCTGCTCCTCAAGTCCGTGCTGAAGAAGACTGATGATCCGCGTGCCCACGACGCTATCGCCACCATG ATTAGCTCTGTGGAGCGCTTCATCAACCACGTCAACTCGCGGATGCGCCagcggcaggagcagcagcGCCTGGCTGCCATCCTCAGCCGCATCGATGCCTACGAGGTGGTGGAGGGCAGCTCTGATGAGGTAGACAAG ctgctgaaggagttCCTTCGGCTGGACCTGACGGCCCCCATCCCTGGCACCTCCACGGAGGACACCCGGCAGCTCCTCCTCGAGGGCAATCTGCGGATGCGGGAAGGTAAAGACAGCAAG ATGGATGTCTACTGCTTCCTCTTCACTGACCTCTTCCTCATCACCAAGCCCCTCAAGAAGGCTGAGCGCACCAAGGTAGTCCGTCAGCCCTTGCTGATAGACAAGGTTGTCTGCCGAGAGCTCAGGGACCCGG GGTCCTTTCTCCTCATCTACCTGAACGAGCTGGGGAGCGCTGTGGCTGCGTACACCTTCCAGGCCAGCGGGCAGTCGCTGTGCCGCAGCTGGGTTGACGCTGTGCGCAACGCccaggtgaggggctggggggggcggGCGGAGGTCCCGCAGGTGCCCCCTGCCTCTCTGAtgcctctt ctccctccccagaaCCTGCTTCAGCACCTGCGGCAGCGCCGGCGCCTGGAGGAGGAgcatgaggaggaggaggaggatggcgAGAGCGGCGCCTCAGCTGCGAGCTCACCCACTGTTCAGCGCCATGGCAGCACTAGCCCAGATTCACAGCAGTG cccctctgatGGCTCTACCGAGACCCTTGCTGTGGTGGTGGCAGACAGCAGCGGTGAGCTCTCTTCCCCGGACTGGGACACAGGGCCCTTCGGCTCAGCCTCGGACGGCTCCTCTGTCGGCACCAGCACCTCCGTCGGCACCGGCACGTCTGCCGAGACCGCCACCCAGGAGCCGCCGGCAGGCGCCCTGCCTGTACCTCTGCCCCATGGTGCCCCCCCACCAGCTGGTGGCTGCCGCTCATCCTCCATCGACAGTGCCTATGGCAcgctctccccctcctccctgcgGGACTTCGGCCAGCAGCCAGAGGGGAAGGAGCCCCCTCTGGCCCCAcggcccccctccccccgcctgCGCCGCCGCACGCCcgtgcagctcctgccctgcccgcccagGGTGCTCAAGTCCAAGTCGGAGGCCAGTCTGCCCCAGCTCTTGCCCCCTGGCCCCCTGGCCCCCCTCAGCCAGAGCCGCAGCCTCTCCGACCTCTGTGCTGGCCCACCCCAGACTAGCCAAGTTCTCAGCCCCTCAGCCGCCcatggcagcagtggcagctccaCTGCCGAGCTCTCGGAGCCAGAGGAGCCGCTGGAGAGCCCAACGTCCCTCCCTGGGGAGCTCAGTCGAGACCCACCGCCCGCTGCCCGCCGGACCCTCTCGGACCCGCAGTCAGCACAGCACCGCAAGCTGACCCTGGCACAGCTCTACCGGCTCAGCACCACGCTGCTGCTCAACTCCACGCTGACTGCCTC GGAGGTCTGA
- the TNFRSF25 gene encoding tumor necrosis factor receptor superfamily member 25: protein MGKEGTMTTLAMISGEGDERDAVPVALCCGRCGPDAWLLDTQLPATLPFPCPQVILATLFLAASESPPLGCQNCTGLLGHQVPVRPPTRPRRVATRRPCPAGMNWIERAHQCCIQCPAGTFLSRPCSNHSNDSDCTPCPPGTFRAQPNTFTECQACYECDRQAFQSVLSNCSATSNVACGCEPGRFRDCLDERCDDFTCQQCQPCTGRLIQRPCSETQDTVCGSCKPDYYAEGGECRPCHTSTPETCGKECQRVCGSGPGSGLEYVLLALTGPLFLGALVIYHKRKRLRQDAPAHSPLHTAQAATTTPRAGARSLCQVSSQGWDSQCWTQLCSPQEMECVTSTARRSPEHRALLQEQPSTTAWPRGEAEPSAPLEPRSTLLQGSQLYTVIDAVPVRRWKEFMRVLELREAEIELVELEVAHIRDQQYEMLKRWCQQTSATLDRVFTALERMELAGCAEALRRSLLVGP, encoded by the exons ATGGGCAAGGAAGGAACAATGACAACGTTGGCCATGATAAGTGGGGAAGGTGATGAGAGGGATGCAGTGCCAGTGGCACTGTGCTGTGGGCGGTGTG GACCTGATGCATGGCTCCTAGACACCCAGCTGCCTGCAAccctgccctttccctgcccACAGGTGATTCTGGCAACGCTGTTTCTGGCAGCAAGTGAATCACCACCCCTGGGGTGCCAGAATTGCACCGGGCTCCTGGGGCATCAGGTCCCTGTGCGACCACCCACCCGCCCACGGAGGGTCGCCACCAGacgcccctgccctgctggcatGAACTGGATCGAGAGGGCTCACCAGTGCTGTATCCAGTGTCCTGCAG GGACATTCCTGAGCAGACCCTGCTCAAACCACAGCAACGACAGTGACTGTACCCCCTGTCCCCCCGGCACCTTCCGTGCCCAGCCCAACACCTTCACCGAGTGCCAGGCTTGTTACGAGTGTGACCGCCAAG cttttcagaGTGTGTTGAGTAACTGCTCGGCTACCAGCAACGTTGCCTGTGGCTGTGAGCCCGGCCGCTTCCGTGACTGCCTCGATGAGCGCTGTGACGACTTCacctgccagcagtgccagccatGCACTGGACGGCTCATCCAGCGGCCCT GTTCAGAGACACAGGACACTGTCTGTGGCAGCTGCAAGCCTGACTACTATGCTGAGGGTGGCGAGTGCCGGCCATGTCACAC GAGCACGCCGGAGACATGCGGCAAGGAGTGCCAGCGGGTGTGCGGCAGTGGCCCAG GCTCGGGGCTGGAGTATGTTCTGCTGGCACTCACTGGGCCCCTCTTCCTGGGTGCCCTCGTCATCTACCACAAGAGGAAGCGGCTTCGGCAAGatgccccagcacacagcccgctacacacagcacaggcagccaccaccacacccagggctggggccagaTCACTGTGCCAGGTCAGTAGTCAGGGATGGGACAGTCAGTGCTGGACCCAGCTGTGTTCCCCGCAGGAGATGGAGTGTGTCACCAGCACAGCAAGGCGCAGCCCCGAGCACCGGGCCTTACTacaggagcagcccagcaccacGGCATGGCCGCGGGGTGAGGCAGAGCCCTCTGCCCCTCTGGAGCCCCGCAgcaccctgctgcagggcagccagctCTACACGGTCATCGATGCGGTGCCGGTGCGGCGCTGGAAGGAGTTCATGCGGGTGCTGGAGCTGCGGGAGGCAGAGATCgagctggtggagctggaggTGGCTCACATCCGTGACCAGCAGTATGAGATGCTGAAGCGCTGGTGCCAGCAGACCAGTGCCACACTTGACCGTGTCTTCACTGCCCTGGAGCGCATGGAGCTCGCTGGGTGCGCCGAGGCGCTGCGTCGGAGCCTGCTGGTGGGACCctga